A stretch of the Aegilops tauschii subsp. strangulata cultivar AL8/78 chromosome 4, Aet v6.0, whole genome shotgun sequence genome encodes the following:
- the LOC109750603 gene encoding uncharacterized protein: MVAVFAVVTAPSWALPISEFLENGVLPMDENEAEQVQRRASAYNIINNELVKRNSTGVFQCCVEQDKGIEILFDIHQGECGHHASSRSLVARLSAMVSTGPRPSKTLNHLSSTRPIKKLDGPTAVRFVKDIAVHYGVSNSIITDNGTNFAKGALAQYCSVSGIRLDLASMARPQSNGQVERANGLILSGIKPRLVELLVRSPSS, translated from the exons ATGGTGGCCGTCTTCGCCGTGGTGACGGCCCCATCTTGGGCCCTGCCCATCTCGGAGTTCCTGGAGAACGGGGTTCTCCCCATGGACGAGAACGAAGCTGAACAAGTGCAGCGTCGGGCGTCCGCCTACAACATCATCAACAACGAACTCGTCAAGCGCAATTCGACGGGCGTTTTTCAGTGTTGCGTGGAGCAGGACAAGGGCATAGAGATCCTCTTTGACATACACCAGGGCGAGTGTGGGCACCACGCCTCCTCGAGGTCCCTGGTagcaaggctttccgccatggtttctactggcccacggccctccaagaCGCTGAATCACTTGTCCTCAA cacggccaatcaagaagctggacGGGCCAACAGCCGTCCGGTTCGTCAAGGACATAGCGGTGCACTATGGCGTCTCGAACAGCATCATCACAgacaacggcaccaacttcgccaaaggcgcgcTCGCGCAGTATTGCTCCGTctccggcatccgcctcgacTTGGCCTCCATGGCCCGCCCTCAGTCCAACGGGCAGGTCGAGCGGGCCAACGGCCTTATTTTATCAGGCATCAAGCCGCGGCTCGTCGAGCTGCTCGTCCGTTCACCTAGCAGCTAG